The following are encoded together in the Callithrix jacchus isolate 240 chromosome 19, calJac240_pri, whole genome shotgun sequence genome:
- the LOC144580456 gene encoding zinc finger protein 318-like has translation MTLFCVIWNLSLQIHKVLRFPRAEQIAFVVTIYLSKSDSVDIETSVSLKRNVRIPSPNILKTELTENVDRGLGGLEGTHQALDLLAGGMMPEEVEKSSQLDKQESLRLELNAINSVGLGPSPCLPDLVDFVTWTSGVQKDKLCSPLSEPGYASKCSSLEMGPLQLEILNASITEVAILQVDDDSGNPLNLVKPPVSRSPPREQVVEDNMVPQEMPEQEATVGATQDRTESSVHNYE, from the exons ATGACACTGTTCTGTGTAATTT GGAACCTGAGTCTTCAGATACACAAGGTTCTTAGATTTCCCAGAGCAGAacag aTAGCTTTTGTTGTCACCATCTATCTTTCCAAGTCAGATTCAGTAGATATTG agacaagtgtctctttaaaaagaaatgttaggaTCCCTTCTCCTAACATTTTGAAAACCGAACTTACAGAAAATGTTGACCGAGGCTTGGGGGGCCTAGAGGGAACACACCAGGCCCTTGACCTGTTAGCAGGAGGAATGATGCCTGAGGAAGTAGAAAAATCTTCCCAATTAGACAAACAAGAGTCACTCAGATTGGAATTAAATGCAATTAATTCTGTAGGCCTTGGGCCATCTCCTTGCCTTCCAGACCTTGTTGACTTTGTCACATGGACCTCTGGAGTTCAAAAAGATAAACTATGTTCTCCACTCTCTGAGCCAGGTTACGCTTCTAAGTGTAGCTCCCTGGAGATGGGGCCATTACAGCTAGAAATACTGAATGCATCCATCACAGAGGTGGCAATTCTGCAAGTAGATGATGACAGTGGCAACCCTCTGAATTTGGTTAAACCTCCAGTGTCAAGGTCACCTCCAAGGGAGCAGGTAGTTGAAGACAATATGGTCCCTCAGGAAATGCCTGAACAGGAAGCTACAGTTGGTGCCACCCAGGACCGCACGGAGTCCAGTGTTCACAACTACGAATAA